In Thermocladium sp. ECH_B, the following proteins share a genomic window:
- a CDS encoding XRE family transcriptional regulator produces the protein MVDDIAARIAGEIVLAESPGKAMRKWREYFSLSQIELAVRLNTTPSVISDYESGRRKSPGARFVKKFVDAILGIELERGGYKIQLLVQQLSLGEKYWMAVIDMKDFYAPIPFDSFLRTIRGTIIVPPAAEYMDVHGYTVVDSIKLILDVPSHEYFKLYGTTTQRAAIFINVKYGRSPLIALKSMMAFANFRPXVMILHNVERPDYLGIEIARRERIPLAVTSMPMDEMLEQLRSLATNKTVNSTSR, from the coding sequence ATTGTGGATGACATAGCTGCCCGAATCGCCGGGGAAATAGTTCTAGCCGAGTCTCCTGGGAAAGCCATGAGGAAGTGGCGAGAGTACTTCTCCCTATCCCAAATAGAGCTAGCCGTGAGGCTAAACACAACCCCAAGCGTCATAAGCGATTACGAGTCCGGCCGCCGTAAGTCGCCTGGAGCCAGGTTCGTGAAGAAATTCGTGGATGCAATACTGGGAATAGAATTAGAGCGCGGCGGCTACAAGATACAATTACTTGTCCAGCAATTATCGCTTGGGGAGAAGTACTGGATGGCCGTGATAGATATGAAGGACTTCTATGCCCCAATACCATTCGACTCATTCCTGAGGACAATACGCGGCACAATAATTGTGCCCCCCGCCGCCGAGTACATGGATGTCCACGGCTACACTGTGGTGGACAGCATAAAGCTCATTCTCGATGTTCCATCCCATGAGTACTTCAAGCTATACGGAACCACCACGCAACGCGCCGCCATCTTCATCAACGTCAAGTACGGGCGATCACCGCTAATAGCGCTTAAGTCAATGATGGCGTTCGCCAATTTCCGCCCANCCGTTATGATTCTCCACAACGTGGAGAGGCCGGATTACCTGGGGATAGAGATAGCTAGGAGGGAGAGAATACCGCTGGCGGTGACTAGCATGCCGATGGATGAAATGCTGGAGCAATTAAGGAGTCTCGCAACCAATAAGACTGTAAACTCAACAAGTCGCTGA